The following are from one region of the Ochotona princeps isolate mOchPri1 chromosome 15, mOchPri1.hap1, whole genome shotgun sequence genome:
- the LOC101517559 gene encoding LOW QUALITY PROTEIN: olfactory receptor 10A7 (The sequence of the model RefSeq protein was modified relative to this genomic sequence to represent the inferred CDS: inserted 1 base in 1 codon): MVCENHTRVTEFILFGFTNNPKIQVSLFILFLAIYMATLLGNFLIVTVTSMDPDLHTPMYFFLQNLSLLEVCFTLVMVPKMLVDLLSPRKIISFVGCGIQMYFFFFFGSSECFLLSVMAYDRFVAXLCLRMAVGSWMPGVPVSMLQTGWLMALPFCGPNAVEHFFGGDGPPVLKLVTEDTTTYEMQALASTLLFIMFPFSLILVSYTRIIITILRMSSATGHQKAFSTCSSHLIVVSLFDGTASLTYLWPKSNQSPESKKLVSLSYTVISPMLNPIIYSLRNSEVKRTVRKIMTHKVLHKTEVFLFFF; encoded by the exons ATGGTCTGTGAAAATCACACCAGAGTCACTGAATTCATTCTTTTTGGTTTCACAAACAATCCCAAGATACAGGTTTCCCTTTTCATCCTGTTTCTGGCCATATATATGGCCACTTTGTTAGGCAACTTTCTCATTGTCACAGTTACAAGTATGGACCCTGACCTTCACACGCCCATGTACTTCTTTCTCCAAAACCTGTCACTTCTGGAAGTCTGTTTCACTCTAGTCATGGTGCCCAAGATGCTGGTGGATCTACTGTCCCCAAGAAAAATCATCTCTTTCGTGGGTTGTGGAATCCAgatgtatttcttcttcttctttgggaGCTCTGagtgttttcttctctctgtgatgGCTTATGATCGCTTCGTGG ATCTGTGCTTGAGGATGGCCGTGGGCTCTTGGATGCCTGGTGTCCCTGTATCTATGCTGCAGACAGGTTGGCTGATGGCCCTTCCTTTCTGTGGACCCAATGctgtagaacatttttttgggggggacggTCCTCCAGTGTTGAAGCTAGTCACCGAAGATACAACCACATATGAAATGCAAGCACTTGCCTCCACACTTCTATTTATCATGTTTCctttctcccttattttggtCTCCTATACCCGCAT aatcataaccaTTCTGAGGATGTCTTCTGCTACTGGTCACCAAAAAGCATTCTCTACTTGCTCTTCGCACCTCATTGTGGTATCTCTCTTTGATGGAACAGCCAGCCTGACCTACCTTTGGCCTAAATCGAATCAGTCCCCTGAGAGCAAGAAGCTTGTATCATTGTCCTATACAGTCATCAGCCCCATGTTGAACCCCATCATTTATAGCCTAAGGAACAGTGAAGTGAAACGGACAGTCAGGAAGATAATGACTCACAAGGTCTTGCACAAGAcagaagtgtttttgttttttttttaa